The following coding sequences are from one Desulfosoma caldarium window:
- a CDS encoding acyltransferase encodes MLHWLPGPLNGLLSVAWLSANTLFWFVPLLVAAFLKWVLPVSAWRRGCDRVLNAMAQSWVAVNNVGLAWTKKIRWKVSGGDALKEKGWYLVLANHQSWTDIVVLQKVFHRRLPFLKFFLKRELIYVPFLGLAWWALDFPFMKRSSAATARKKPNVRARDVAETLKACEKFKQVPIAVMNFAEGTRATVRKILERGSPYHHLLRPKAAGAAMVLATMKDRLQHIVDVTVVYPEGPVSFWRFLCGKVREVWVHVETHPVRQELLGDYFHDQEFQKRFQNWLNELWEVKDRRIDAMKKEWHELCRRRETPAVFPVGGEWTGSRA; translated from the coding sequence ATGTTACATTGGCTTCCGGGGCCGTTGAACGGCCTTCTTTCTGTGGCGTGGCTGTCGGCCAACACGCTCTTTTGGTTTGTTCCGCTCCTTGTGGCGGCTTTTCTCAAGTGGGTCCTTCCCGTGTCCGCGTGGCGTCGGGGATGTGATCGTGTGTTGAACGCCATGGCGCAATCCTGGGTGGCCGTCAACAATGTGGGTCTGGCGTGGACCAAAAAAATCCGCTGGAAGGTCAGCGGCGGAGATGCTCTCAAAGAAAAGGGATGGTATTTGGTTCTGGCCAATCATCAAAGCTGGACGGACATTGTGGTGCTTCAAAAGGTGTTCCATCGTCGCCTTCCCTTTCTCAAGTTTTTTCTGAAAAGGGAGCTCATCTATGTTCCCTTTCTGGGATTGGCCTGGTGGGCTCTGGATTTTCCTTTCATGAAAAGGTCTTCCGCAGCGACGGCGCGAAAGAAGCCCAACGTGCGGGCTCGAGACGTGGCCGAAACCCTCAAAGCCTGCGAAAAGTTCAAGCAGGTGCCCATCGCGGTCATGAATTTTGCCGAAGGAACCCGCGCCACCGTCCGCAAGATTCTCGAAAGGGGATCGCCATATCACCATCTTCTTCGGCCCAAAGCGGCCGGAGCGGCCATGGTGTTGGCGACCATGAAGGATCGGCTGCAGCACATCGTGGATGTCACGGTGGTGTATCCTGAAGGTCCCGTGAGTTTCTGGCGGTTTTTGTGCGGCAAGGTGCGGGAAGTCTGGGTTCATGTGGAAACGCACCCGGTGCGTCAGGAGCTTTTGGGCGACTATTTTCACGACCAGGAATTCCAGAAGCGGTTTCAAAACTGGTTGAACGAACTGTGGGAAGTTAAAGACCGAAGAATCGACGCCATGAAAAAAGAATGGCACGAACTGTGTCGTCGCCGAGAAACGCCGGCCGTTTTTCCCGTCGGTGGGGAGTGGACGGGTTCCAGGGCCTGA
- a CDS encoding succinate dehydrogenase/fumarate reductase iron-sulfur subunit, producing the protein MELSFKIFRYDPQVDREPRYEVYRVRAEATERVLDCLNRIKWEQDGSLSFRMSCGHGVCGSDAVRINGRCALACQTLVKDVAQAEEVLVEPLPSFRVLKDLVVDLEPFFEKVRWVQPYLVGGNHVPEKERLQSAEERKKLDQVIRCILCACCVASCPVTAENDRFLGPAPLVWAFRYIFDSRDREKEKRLRAVDTQDGAWGCRNHFECTRVCPKEIPVTKSINFIKREIEKVLR; encoded by the coding sequence ATGGAACTGAGCTTCAAGATCTTTCGTTACGATCCCCAGGTGGACCGCGAGCCGCGCTATGAGGTGTATCGCGTGAGAGCGGAGGCCACGGAGCGGGTTTTGGATTGCCTCAATCGAATCAAATGGGAACAGGACGGCAGCCTGAGTTTTCGCATGTCGTGCGGGCATGGTGTGTGCGGATCGGACGCGGTGCGCATCAACGGCCGATGCGCTCTGGCCTGCCAGACACTGGTCAAGGACGTGGCCCAAGCCGAAGAAGTGCTTGTGGAGCCCTTGCCGTCTTTTCGGGTGCTCAAGGACCTGGTGGTGGACTTGGAACCCTTTTTCGAAAAAGTCCGTTGGGTGCAGCCGTACCTTGTCGGAGGAAACCACGTCCCGGAAAAGGAAAGATTGCAATCGGCGGAAGAAAGGAAAAAACTGGACCAGGTCATTCGGTGTATTCTCTGCGCCTGTTGCGTGGCCTCATGCCCTGTGACGGCGGAAAACGACCGTTTCCTGGGGCCGGCTCCTTTGGTCTGGGCCTTTCGCTATATCTTTGATAGCCGTGACCGGGAAAAGGAAAAACGGCTGAGGGCCGTGGACACGCAGGACGGCGCGTGGGGCTGCAGGAATCATTTTGAATGCACGCGAGTGTGCCCCAAGGAAATTCCGGTGACCAAGAGCATTAACTTTATCAAGCGAGAAATCGAAAAGGTGCTGCGCTGA
- the sdhA gene encoding succinate dehydrogenase flavoprotein subunit yields the protein MSERYLHTHDVVIVGSGLAGLRAAVETAGCLDVALISKVFPTRSHSGAAQGGIAAALGNEEPDSWEWHMFDTVKGGDYLTDQDAAEVLARDAARAVYELEHMGVPFNRNPNGTIAQRAFGGHTRHFGEAPVKRACYAADRTGRVILDTLYGQCVQRGLHVYPELSVVDLVVRDGIVCGVIALDWATAAVHVFHAKAVLLATGGFGKVFKTTSNCFANTGDGVFLVYRHGFPLQDMEFVQFHPTGIYGLGVLISEAARGEGGVLRNRHGERFMERYAPTIKDLAARDVVSRAIMKEIQEGRGIDGRDFVHLDLTHLGRERLAERLSDISSFVRIYLGIDPAHAPIPVQPTCHYMMGGISTDLHGRALDVQGRPIPGLYAAGECACVSVHGANRLGCNSLLDLVVFGRRAGQDMCARVPTMDRSPLPADAEEATRERLARLRERTQGVRPAVLRERLQREMMERCGVYRSQSGLEKALETVRGLQEEYRHSVYLDYRGDRYNTDLMEALELESLLTLGEVILVSAASRRESRGAHSREDFPQRDDHNFLHHTLVYRDEEKIRLGTKPVSITRFQPKPRVY from the coding sequence ATGTCGGAAAGATACCTACATACCCACGACGTCGTGATTGTGGGTTCCGGACTTGCCGGATTGAGGGCGGCCGTCGAAACCGCAGGCTGCCTCGATGTGGCGCTCATCAGCAAAGTCTTTCCCACCCGGTCCCATTCCGGGGCTGCTCAAGGGGGTATCGCGGCGGCCTTGGGTAATGAAGAGCCGGATTCGTGGGAATGGCACATGTTTGATACGGTCAAGGGCGGCGATTACCTAACGGACCAGGACGCCGCGGAAGTGCTGGCCCGCGATGCGGCCCGCGCCGTCTATGAATTGGAACACATGGGCGTGCCCTTTAATCGAAACCCCAACGGCACCATTGCCCAAAGGGCTTTTGGAGGGCACACCCGCCACTTCGGGGAAGCTCCCGTCAAGCGCGCCTGTTACGCTGCGGATCGCACAGGCCGCGTCATTTTGGATACGCTCTACGGCCAATGTGTGCAGCGCGGCCTTCATGTCTACCCGGAATTGTCCGTGGTGGACCTGGTGGTGCGAGACGGCATCGTCTGCGGTGTCATCGCTTTGGATTGGGCCACGGCGGCCGTCCATGTGTTTCATGCCAAAGCCGTCTTGCTGGCCACGGGCGGCTTTGGCAAGGTTTTTAAGACCACGTCCAACTGTTTCGCCAACACGGGAGACGGCGTCTTTTTGGTCTACAGGCATGGGTTTCCTTTGCAAGACATGGAATTTGTGCAGTTCCACCCCACAGGTATTTACGGCCTGGGTGTGCTGATCAGCGAAGCAGCTCGAGGGGAAGGCGGCGTGTTGAGGAACCGTCACGGCGAACGCTTCATGGAACGTTACGCGCCCACGATCAAGGATCTTGCCGCCCGGGATGTGGTCTCTCGAGCTATCATGAAAGAAATTCAAGAAGGTCGAGGCATCGATGGCCGCGACTTCGTTCATCTGGATTTGACCCATCTGGGCCGGGAACGGCTGGCGGAAAGGCTTTCAGACATCTCTTCCTTTGTCCGCATTTATCTCGGCATCGATCCGGCTCATGCCCCAATACCGGTTCAACCCACATGCCATTACATGATGGGAGGCATTTCGACGGATCTTCATGGTCGAGCCTTGGACGTCCAGGGCCGCCCCATTCCCGGGCTGTATGCCGCCGGAGAATGTGCCTGCGTCTCTGTCCACGGCGCCAACCGTTTGGGATGCAATTCCCTTCTGGACTTGGTGGTTTTTGGGCGCCGAGCCGGTCAGGACATGTGTGCCCGTGTGCCGACCATGGACCGAAGCCCCTTACCGGCGGACGCCGAAGAGGCGACACGGGAACGTCTGGCGCGCCTCAGGGAAAGAACGCAGGGCGTGCGGCCGGCCGTGCTTCGAGAACGCCTGCAACGGGAAATGATGGAACGCTGCGGGGTATACCGTTCTCAAAGCGGGTTGGAAAAAGCCCTGGAGACCGTTCGAGGGTTGCAGGAAGAATACCGGCACAGTGTTTATCTAGATTACCGGGGAGATCGCTACAATACGGACCTTATGGAAGCTTTGGAACTGGAGTCGCTCCTGACCCTAGGGGAAGTCATTCTGGTGTCGGCGGCGTCGCGGCGCGAAAGCCGCGGTGCGCACAGTCGGGAAGATTTTCCTCAACGGGACGACCACAATTTCTTGCATCACACCCTGGTTTATCGGGACGAAGAAAAAATCCGGCTTGGCACCAAACCGGTTTCCATCACGCGATTCCAACCCAAACCGAGGGTTTACTGA
- the coaE gene encoding dephospho-CoA kinase (Dephospho-CoA kinase (CoaE) performs the final step in coenzyme A biosynthesis.): MPASKSFGVECAAEGLSRPTRTALTGGIASGKSTVARMFQEKGAIVLDADEAARRAVQPGQPAWNKLRAILDAGYFDAATGELNRKKLREDIVRDLTLRAQVNAAVHPSVMEAMEAAWREVTARDPHRIVLFDIPLLYEVGLQDAFDCVIVVYADPEKQVERLCRRDGVSPEEARKTLTMQWPIAWKKDRAHLVIDNSGDIKDTRRQVEALWTGPLQRMRSCRKDTYIPTTS; encoded by the coding sequence ATGCCGGCATCGAAATCTTTCGGCGTTGAGTGCGCCGCCGAGGGCCTGAGCCGTCCCACGCGAACGGCTCTGACGGGAGGGATAGCGTCCGGCAAGAGCACGGTGGCTCGAATGTTTCAGGAGAAAGGGGCCATCGTGCTGGATGCCGACGAAGCGGCGCGCCGGGCTGTCCAGCCGGGACAACCGGCCTGGAACAAGCTCAGGGCGATCCTCGATGCCGGCTACTTCGATGCGGCGACGGGAGAGCTCAACAGAAAAAAGCTTCGGGAAGACATTGTGCGGGACCTCACACTGCGGGCTCAGGTCAACGCCGCGGTGCATCCGTCGGTGATGGAAGCCATGGAAGCGGCGTGGCGGGAAGTGACCGCGCGGGATCCCCACCGAATCGTCCTCTTTGACATTCCATTGCTTTACGAGGTCGGCCTTCAGGACGCCTTTGACTGTGTCATTGTGGTTTACGCGGACCCGGAGAAGCAGGTGGAGCGCCTGTGTCGCCGAGACGGCGTCTCGCCGGAGGAAGCTCGAAAAACCCTGACCATGCAGTGGCCCATCGCTTGGAAAAAAGACCGAGCCCACCTGGTGATCGACAATTCGGGGGACATAAAAGACACGCGGCGACAGGTGGAGGCGTTGTGGACAGGGCCTTTGCAAAGGATGCGATCATGTCGGAAAGATACCTACATACCCACGACGTCGTGA
- the eno gene encoding phosphopyruvate hydratase, with protein sequence MSEIISVRAREILDSRGNPTLETEVVLESGVVGRAAVPSGASTGSREALELRDGDPKRYLGKGVLTAVRHVNEEIGPKILGMNAQNQVEVDRFMVALDGTENKSRLGANAILSVSMALAKATAEECELPLYRYLGGVSARMLPVPMMNVLNGGAHADNNLDIQEFMIVPAGAPTFRGALRMGAEIFHHLKKVLKSRGFNTSVGDEGGFAPNLGSNEEALELITEAIQAAGYAPGDDVFLALDPAASEFYENGRYLMKAEKKPEKTSEEVIDLYESWVERYPILSIEDGLAEGDWDGWKAMTRRLGDRVQIVGDDVFVTNTKILARGIDEGVANAILIKLNQIGTVTETFEALAMAYQAGYRAVISHRSGETEDTFIADLAVAASTGQIKTGSLCRTERIAKYNQLLRIEEDLGDAARYAGIEIFRR encoded by the coding sequence ATGAGTGAGATTATTTCAGTGCGGGCAAGGGAAATTTTGGATTCTCGAGGCAATCCCACCTTGGAAACGGAGGTCGTCTTGGAGTCCGGGGTGGTGGGGCGCGCGGCGGTGCCGTCCGGAGCCTCCACCGGATCCCGCGAAGCTTTGGAACTGCGCGATGGAGACCCGAAACGCTACTTAGGCAAAGGGGTGCTGACGGCGGTGCGCCATGTCAACGAGGAAATTGGTCCCAAGATTCTGGGCATGAACGCCCAGAACCAGGTGGAAGTGGACCGTTTCATGGTCGCTTTGGACGGTACGGAAAACAAGAGCCGTCTGGGAGCCAATGCCATTCTTTCTGTGAGTATGGCCCTTGCCAAGGCGACGGCGGAGGAGTGCGAACTGCCTCTGTACCGATACCTAGGCGGCGTGTCCGCGCGCATGCTTCCCGTGCCCATGATGAATGTTCTGAACGGGGGTGCACATGCGGACAATAACCTGGACATTCAGGAATTCATGATCGTTCCTGCGGGAGCGCCCACCTTTCGGGGCGCCTTGCGCATGGGCGCCGAAATCTTTCATCACCTCAAGAAAGTGCTCAAATCCCGGGGCTTTAACACGTCCGTTGGTGACGAAGGAGGCTTCGCGCCGAACCTTGGGTCCAACGAAGAAGCCCTGGAACTTATCACGGAAGCCATTCAAGCCGCCGGCTACGCTCCGGGAGATGATGTGTTTCTGGCTTTGGATCCGGCGGCAAGCGAATTTTACGAAAACGGTCGCTACCTGATGAAGGCGGAAAAGAAGCCGGAGAAAACTTCGGAGGAAGTCATTGACCTTTACGAGAGCTGGGTGGAACGCTACCCCATTTTGTCCATTGAAGACGGCTTGGCGGAGGGCGATTGGGACGGCTGGAAAGCCATGACCCGCCGCCTTGGCGACCGTGTTCAGATCGTGGGTGACGATGTGTTTGTCACCAACACGAAAATTCTGGCTCGAGGCATTGACGAAGGGGTCGCCAACGCCATCCTCATCAAACTCAACCAGATCGGCACGGTGACGGAAACCTTTGAGGCCCTGGCCATGGCGTATCAAGCCGGGTATCGAGCGGTCATTTCCCACCGGTCTGGAGAGACGGAGGACACCTTTATTGCCGATTTGGCCGTTGCGGCGTCCACCGGCCAGATTAAGACGGGATCCCTGTGTCGAACGGAGCGCATTGCCAAATACAACCAGTTGCTACGCATTGAGGAAGATTTAGGAGACGCGGCGCGCTATGCCGGCATCGAAATCTTTCGGCGTTGA
- the sfsA gene encoding DNA/RNA nuclease SfsA: MPDIPLQSVSLSFNGLGGAGLIPAVFLKRPNRFTAEMLMADGRRETVHCPNSGSMKGCLKVGASVRLSEASPRRGRKTAYTWEMIEIDGVWVGINTAVPNHLAAQAAEKRALPIFTDALAVRREVPAGNHSRIDLRVETPAGALWVEVKNVTLVENGTAFFPDAVTTRGTKHLEVLVEKVRAGDRAAMLYVVQRMDADRFAPADHIDPVYGRRFRWAQTQGVAVCVVQARVSPEAIVLERLLSSS; this comes from the coding sequence ATGCCCGACATTCCTCTTCAATCGGTATCCCTTTCCTTTAACGGCTTAGGGGGAGCCGGCCTGATTCCCGCCGTGTTTCTCAAGCGGCCCAACAGGTTTACGGCCGAAATGCTCATGGCCGACGGCCGTCGTGAAACAGTCCATTGCCCCAATTCGGGGTCCATGAAAGGGTGTCTCAAGGTGGGGGCCTCGGTGCGCCTCTCCGAGGCGTCGCCCCGTCGCGGGCGCAAGACGGCCTACACCTGGGAAATGATCGAGATCGACGGGGTCTGGGTCGGCATTAACACCGCCGTGCCCAACCACCTGGCGGCGCAGGCTGCCGAAAAGAGGGCTTTGCCCATCTTCACGGACGCTCTGGCCGTGCGCCGGGAAGTGCCTGCCGGAAATCACAGCCGCATAGACCTTCGCGTGGAAACACCTGCCGGAGCCCTGTGGGTGGAAGTGAAAAACGTGACTTTGGTGGAAAACGGCACCGCCTTTTTCCCCGATGCCGTGACCACTCGAGGGACGAAACATCTTGAAGTTCTCGTGGAAAAGGTTCGCGCCGGCGATCGGGCCGCCATGCTGTACGTCGTTCAGAGAATGGACGCCGACCGGTTCGCTCCGGCGGACCACATCGACCCGGTGTATGGCCGGCGCTTTCGATGGGCTCAAACGCAGGGGGTCGCCGTGTGCGTCGTGCAGGCGCGGGTGAGTCCCGAGGCGATCGTTTTGGAAAGGCTTCTGTCGTCTTCATGA
- a CDS encoding TrkH family potassium uptake protein encodes MASFQRKTFLPTPLVPVAGFAAIIFLGSLMLRMLSTSTGAHIPWIDALFMATSATCVTGLSLYDIGTQFSPWAQGTLLLLIQVGGLGIMLLSTVLLMAVGQGISFASRFLIQDTYTYGPRAHLRTFVVRVMLFTLVIETAGAALLVAAFVDRMPWSQAVFHAIFHSVSAFCNAGFSLFSDSLVGYRDSVLVTLVMAALIVLGGLGFLVLHETFRAPRQKRPWPRLSLHSKLALTTTIFLIGAGTVFFLCCEWNTTLARQPLSTKILASFFQSITVRTAGFNSLDFSQMKDLTLLGTILLMFVGASPGSTGGGIKTTTVAVLVALSRARFRGSPCVHAFRRTISDETQRRAFSVFVLSATVVVIGTAFLVGSELSPLPLAESRARFMEILFETTSAFGTVGLSLGATARLSFWGKVTVIALMFIGRLGPLVLAMAIQPRKDSGHYEYAEEPVMIG; translated from the coding sequence ATGGCGTCGTTCCAAAGGAAAACCTTTCTTCCGACACCCTTGGTGCCCGTGGCGGGCTTTGCCGCCATCATCTTCCTGGGAAGCCTCATGCTGCGCATGCTTTCGACGTCCACAGGAGCCCACATTCCCTGGATCGACGCCCTGTTCATGGCCACGTCGGCCACGTGCGTCACGGGCCTGAGCCTCTACGATATCGGAACGCAATTCAGCCCATGGGCTCAAGGAACCCTGCTCCTTCTCATTCAAGTGGGCGGCCTCGGCATCATGCTACTGTCCACCGTCCTTCTCATGGCCGTAGGCCAAGGAATTTCCTTTGCGTCCCGATTTCTTATTCAAGACACCTACACCTACGGGCCTCGTGCGCATCTGAGAACTTTCGTTGTTCGAGTGATGCTCTTTACGCTGGTGATTGAAACCGCCGGCGCCGCCCTGCTCGTGGCCGCTTTCGTCGATCGCATGCCGTGGAGCCAGGCCGTCTTTCATGCCATCTTTCACAGCGTCAGCGCCTTTTGCAATGCGGGCTTTTCCCTCTTTTCGGACTCTCTTGTGGGCTACCGCGACTCGGTTCTGGTGACGCTTGTCATGGCCGCCTTGATCGTCTTGGGCGGCCTTGGGTTTCTCGTGCTTCATGAAACCTTTAGAGCCCCTCGTCAAAAAAGGCCGTGGCCGCGACTATCCCTGCATTCAAAGCTGGCCCTCACCACCACGATTTTTCTCATTGGTGCCGGCACCGTCTTTTTCTTGTGCTGCGAATGGAACACGACGCTGGCACGACAACCGCTTTCCACTAAGATCCTGGCCTCTTTTTTTCAATCCATCACCGTACGAACGGCCGGTTTTAATTCTCTGGATTTTTCTCAGATGAAGGATTTGACCCTGCTGGGGACCATTTTGCTCATGTTTGTTGGGGCTTCTCCGGGGTCCACGGGAGGCGGCATCAAGACCACCACGGTGGCCGTCTTGGTGGCGCTCAGTCGAGCCCGGTTTAGAGGCAGCCCCTGCGTCCATGCTTTTCGCCGAACCATTTCCGATGAAACCCAGCGTCGAGCCTTTTCCGTTTTTGTCCTGTCCGCCACGGTGGTCGTGATCGGCACGGCGTTTCTTGTGGGCAGCGAACTGAGTCCCTTGCCTCTTGCGGAGAGCCGAGCGCGCTTTATGGAAATCCTTTTTGAGACCACGTCCGCCTTTGGCACCGTGGGCTTGAGCTTGGGCGCCACGGCTCGATTGAGCTTTTGGGGGAAGGTCACCGTCATCGCCCTCATGTTCATCGGCCGACTGGGACCGTTGGTCCTGGCCATGGCCATTCAACCCCGCAAGGACAGCGGTCACTACGAGTACGCCGAGGAACCCGTGATGATCGGCTAA
- a CDS encoding potassium channel family protein, whose protein sequence is MKRVAIIGLGNFGYYLGRELSRQGFDVLGLDIRKDAVQHAKNDIAVTVVADATEKENLLNLGVAEADAAVVTIGTNMLASLLTTFMLKEIGVAKVYAKALSEEHERILKRVGADTILFPEKDMAMSLARRLANPNMLEYLPFIEDHGIFELEAPSDFVGKALRDLDLINRFGIQVLAVRQAVSNTLKFIPKADFVLRTGDTLILLAPNKAMKELNKVAGQH, encoded by the coding sequence ATGAAGCGCGTTGCCATCATTGGTTTGGGTAATTTTGGATATTACCTTGGCCGCGAACTGAGCCGACAAGGATTTGATGTGCTGGGTCTGGATATTCGAAAAGACGCCGTTCAGCACGCCAAAAACGATATCGCCGTGACCGTGGTGGCAGACGCCACAGAAAAGGAAAATCTTTTGAACCTGGGTGTTGCGGAAGCCGATGCGGCCGTGGTGACCATCGGCACCAACATGCTGGCGAGCCTTCTCACCACCTTTATGCTCAAGGAAATCGGCGTCGCCAAGGTTTACGCCAAGGCGTTGAGTGAAGAGCACGAAAGGATTCTCAAACGGGTCGGGGCGGACACCATTCTTTTTCCCGAAAAGGACATGGCCATGAGCTTGGCTCGACGGTTGGCCAATCCCAACATGCTGGAGTATTTACCCTTCATCGAGGATCACGGCATCTTTGAACTGGAAGCCCCATCGGATTTTGTGGGCAAGGCCCTAAGGGATCTGGACCTGATCAATCGGTTCGGCATCCAGGTGCTGGCCGTGCGCCAGGCCGTAAGCAACACCCTGAAATTTATTCCCAAGGCCGATTTTGTCCTGCGCACCGGGGATACCCTGATCCTGCTCGCGCCCAACAAGGCCATGAAAGAATTGAACAAAGTCGCCGGACAACATTAA
- the purB gene encoding adenylosuccinate lyase, whose product MIERYTRPEMGRIWTLENKYRKWLDVELAVCEVRAERGEIPSWAMEQIRQKAAFRVERIHEIEKETQHDVIAFLTCVAEHVGPASRFIHEGLTSSDVLDTANALLFLEASDLLLDDMDRLLAVLKRRAFEFKNTVMMGRSHGIHAEPITFGLKWALWYAEMKRNRQRLARAREAMRVGKISGAVGTYANIDPDIEVRVCQKLGLEPAPISTQVIQRDRYAEYFTTLAIIGCTVEKIAVEIRHLQRTEVREAEEYFAPGQKGSSAMPHKRNPIASENLSGLARVLRGNALAAMENVALWHERDISHSSVERIIGPDSTILLDYMLHRLTRVLDKLVAYPENMRRNMDITGGLLFSQRVLLALVAKGLTREEAYAMVQRNAMKVWQEGGQLKNRLQSDPDVTAHLSHDELEGLFDLQYHVKHVDAIFQRVFGTS is encoded by the coding sequence ATGATCGAAAGGTATACACGGCCGGAAATGGGCCGCATTTGGACTTTGGAAAACAAATACCGCAAGTGGTTGGACGTGGAGCTGGCCGTGTGTGAGGTGCGAGCCGAACGCGGGGAAATTCCCTCGTGGGCCATGGAGCAGATTCGCCAAAAGGCCGCCTTTCGCGTGGAACGCATCCATGAAATTGAGAAGGAAACCCAACACGATGTGATCGCGTTCCTCACCTGCGTGGCCGAACACGTGGGGCCGGCTTCCCGGTTCATTCACGAAGGGCTCACCTCCTCCGACGTGCTGGATACGGCCAACGCCCTGTTGTTCTTAGAAGCTTCCGATCTGCTTCTGGACGACATGGACCGCCTCCTTGCCGTGCTCAAGCGCCGCGCCTTTGAGTTCAAGAACACGGTCATGATGGGCCGATCCCATGGAATCCACGCGGAACCCATCACCTTTGGCCTCAAATGGGCCCTGTGGTATGCGGAGATGAAAAGAAACCGCCAACGCCTGGCGCGGGCTCGAGAAGCCATGCGGGTGGGGAAAATTTCCGGCGCCGTCGGCACCTACGCCAACATCGATCCGGACATCGAAGTGCGGGTCTGCCAGAAGCTGGGGCTGGAGCCCGCGCCCATCAGCACCCAGGTGATTCAGAGGGACCGTTACGCCGAATATTTCACCACGTTGGCCATCATCGGTTGCACCGTGGAAAAGATCGCCGTGGAAATCCGCCACCTGCAGAGGACCGAGGTGCGCGAAGCGGAAGAATATTTCGCTCCGGGTCAGAAAGGCTCTTCGGCCATGCCCCACAAGCGCAACCCCATCGCGTCCGAAAATCTGTCGGGCCTCGCCCGCGTCCTTCGAGGCAACGCTTTGGCCGCCATGGAAAACGTGGCTCTATGGCACGAACGGGATATCAGCCATTCGTCCGTGGAACGGATCATCGGACCCGATTCCACGATTCTTTTGGACTACATGCTGCATCGGCTGACGCGCGTTCTGGACAAACTCGTGGCCTATCCTGAAAACATGCGCCGCAACATGGACATCACCGGCGGTTTGCTCTTTTCCCAGCGCGTCCTTTTGGCTCTGGTGGCCAAGGGGCTGACCCGCGAAGAAGCCTACGCGATGGTCCAAAGAAACGCCATGAAGGTGTGGCAGGAAGGGGGGCAGCTCAAAAACCGGCTGCAGTCGGACCCCGATGTCACGGCTCACCTTAGCCATGATGAACTGGAAGGCCTCTTTGACCTGCAATACCACGTGAAACACGTGGACGCCATTTTTCAGCGCGTCTTTGGCACCAGTTGA